One Perognathus longimembris pacificus isolate PPM17 chromosome 2, ASM2315922v1, whole genome shotgun sequence DNA segment encodes these proteins:
- the LOC125345276 gene encoding sperm motility kinase 4A-like, with protein MTCNLQGNIDMPYVKQNTVGEHRTHVTEIGTVTGLVPGPGWAAVAAASSPGDREACILEEPTRLEDQVQQTHCGSSAAAEGGIGSRPQDRWLLVRTREHCQQGSGQDSIARVLCRMTSKSREVMSSWRLWCRSLIRELRQAHYEVLRTIRWGGFASIKLAKHLPTDSLVAVKILNKRDIECFASEVDILKSVEHKNIVKLFEVVETRGKLYLVMEYIDGDLADHVQKVGRLEEEEARPIFWQILRGVKYCHDNGIAHRDLKAENILLDTRGTAKLCDFGLSTRFLPRQLLDMECGTMAYWPPEMFKQQRYQGPKLDVWSLGVLLYYMVMGVLPYDGRSRLVLKEQVVAGIFKVRESFSPELRGILAYMMRANPNIRPTVWQVMYHPWFRHHEAAIPSPRQEVQEQPDPAILKIMSTYLGFAPEEVREALSGRKFNAAMATFQILQQQQDLGQDLACLVRRPLPGPPPCPSPVHPSCRYVPFKRASAPVRHPAASLPAEQQQEEGGRKFARSVCLPFVLWSRSTSITDGETEDSQPPPAPPAATVSLPMGQPTELICMTPEQEKHVGSRIDSFPAPKQEKHVCSRAESLPDILYNTWTRGIEGERAISSAAPHLETSVQEWKDPGETEERSEPATKPTAAETPTTGTEGERAISSAAPHLETSVQEWKDPGETEERSEPATKPTAAETPTTGTEAAMGGSTPPSLDPTGAETSINGRGRHWKRLKKCITNCLRKMCCCCLPGREL; from the exons ATGACCTGTAATCTTCAAGGAAACATTGACATGCCATATGTCAAGCAGAACACAGTAGGGGAACACAGGACACATGTTACTGAAA TTGGCACTGTAACAGGGCTTGTCCCAGGGCCCGGATGGGCCGCAGTGGCAGCTGCTTCTAGTCCAGGAGACCGGGAGGCTTGCATCCTGGAAGAGCCCACCAGGTTGGAGGACCAGGTCCAGCAGACCCACTGCGGCTCCAGTGCAGCAGCTGAAGGAGGCATAGGGAGCCGGCCACAGGACAGATGGCTGCTGGTGCGCACGCGCGAACACTGCCAGCAAGGGTCGGGCCAAG ACAGCATCGCTAGGGTGCTGTGTAGGATGACTAGCAAGAGTAGAGAGGTGATGTCCTCGTGGCGCCTTTGGTGCAGGTCCTTAATCAGAGAGCTACGCCAGGCTCACTACGAGGTGCTGAGGACCATTAGGTGGGGGGGCTTTGCCTCCATCAAGTTGGCCAAGCACCTGCCCACGGACTCCCTGGTGGCCGTGAAAATCCTGAACAAGAGGGACATAGAGTGCTTTGCCTCAGAAGTGGACATCCTAAAGTCTGTGGAGCACAAGAACATCGTCAAGCTGTTCGAGGTGGTAGAGACACGGGGAAAGTTGTACTTGGTGATGGAGTACATAGATGGAGACCTAGCGGACCATGTACAAAAGGTGGGcaggctggaggaggaagaggccaggCCAATATTTTGGCAGATTTTGAGGGGCGTCAAATACTGCCATGACAATGGAATTGCTCACAGGGACCTCAAGGCAGAAAATATCCTGCTGGACACAAGAGGCACAGCCAAGCTCTGTGACTTTGGGCTGAGCACACGGTTCCTGCCACGGCAGCTGCTGGACATGGAGTGTGGGACAATGGCCTACTGGCCACCTGAGATGTTCAAGCAGCAGAGGTACCAGGGCCCCAAGCTGGACGTCTGGAGCCTGGGTGTGCTCCTCTATTATATGGTGATGGGAGTCCTCCCCTATGATGGCAGGTCAAGGCTTGTACTGAAAGAACAAGTGGTAGCCGGAATTTTTAAAGTCCGAGAAAGCTTCTCCCCTGAGCTTCGAGGGATTTTGGCCTATATGATGAGGGCCAATCCTAATATAAGACCAACTGTTTGGCAAGTAATGTACCACCCCTGGTTTAGACACCATGAGGCAGCCATACCAAGTCCCAGGCAAGAAGTGCAGGAGCAGCCAGACCCTGCCATCCTGAAGATAATGTCCACCTACCTGGGATTTGCCCCAGAGGAGGTGCGGGAAGCCCTGTCTGGCAGGAAGTTTAATGCTGCCATGGCCACTTTCCAGATTCTGCAGCAGCAGCAAGACCTGGGCCAAGATTTGGCCTGCCTGGTGAGACGCCCCCTTCCTGGGCCTCCGCCTTGTCCCTCACCTGTGCACCCATCCTGTCGATATGTGCCATTCAAGAGAGCCAGTGCTCCTGTGCGCCACCCTGCTGCTAGCCTGCCTGctgagcagcagcaggaggagggtgGCAGGAAGTTTGCCAGGTCTGTGTGTCTTCCCTTTGTCCTCTGGAGCCGCAGCACATCTATCACAGATGGGGAGACTGAGGACAGCCAGCCTCCCCCTGCTCCACCAGCAGCAACAGTGTCCCTCCCCATGGGCCAACCCACGGAACTGATCTGCATGACCCCTGAACAGGAGAAACATGTGGGCAGCAGGATTGATTCCTTCCCGGCCCCTAAACAGGAGAAGCATGTGTGCAGCAGGGCTGAATCTCTCCCCGACATCTTATATAATACGTGGACACGGGGCATAGAGGGGGAGAGGGCTATCAGCTCGGCTGCCCCACATCTGGAAACCTCTGTTCAAGAATGGAAGGACCcaggggagacagaggagagaagtgAGCCAGCCACCAAACCAACTGCAGCAGAAACACCCACCACAGGCACAGAGGGGGAGAGGGCTATCAGCTCGGCTGCCCCACATCTGGAAACCTCTGTTCAAGAATGGAAGGACCcaggggagacagaggagagaagtgAGCCAGCCACCAAACCAACTGCAGCAGAAACACCCACCACGGGCACAGAGGCAGCAATGGGGGGCAGCACCCCTCCTTCCTTGGATCCTACAGGGGCAGAAACTTCCATAAATGGGAGAGGCAGGCATTGGAAGAGGCTGAAGAAGTGTATTACTAATTGTTTGAGAAAAATGTGCTGCTGCTGTCTTCCTGGTCGAGAACTTTAA